A portion of the Fundulus heteroclitus isolate FHET01 unplaced genomic scaffold, MU-UCD_Fhet_4.1 scaffold_271, whole genome shotgun sequence genome contains these proteins:
- the LOC118559312 gene encoding uncharacterized protein LOC118559312, which yields MLLLLGLLCSIWAEPAQGLEEDGAFSFEGDLRQLTVSNNFVYIATEEKLYQLSHDLVLIHSLTQRGILKNPEEENSQEFYRVSMNGAWDKTFTVNVLLPFVNNDTLISCGATEQNCGFCEVLDLKNISKVLYKEPVQVGPLRSISGSVSFLVDVKDSLQTQTYILTAMENHRKTEEDSCTSDLGMINLHNTNYQQDGDIFTFSGPNIPPKITAEADVEFVDGFQINSTVYLFSNVASGNKPNKVCLVWLQAETSKSKTLKSLHGAPLRTSDGGEGSKLLASSVIPDGQQVLWSGVFSLDGGPTNTELLLFEISPDGNDQTYTDPDCFYKPKTSNKQSWMTENLHQGFTS from the exons ATGCTCCTGCTGCTCGGTCTGCTTTGCTCGATCTGGGCAGAACCTGCTCAGGGTCTGGAGGAGGACGGAGCTTTCAGCTTTGAAGGGGACCTCCGCCAGCTGACAGTGAGCAACAACTTTGTTTACATCGCTACAGAGGAGAAGCTTTACCAGCTGAGCCAtgacctggttctgatccacagCCTGACCCAAAGAGGGATCTTAAAGAACCCGGAGGAAGAGAACAGTCAGGAGTTTTACCGAGTCTCTATGAATGGCGCCTGGGACAAAACTTTCACTGTTAATGTTTTATTACCATTTGTGAACAACGACACATTGATCAGCTGTGGTGCAACTGAGCAAAACTGTGGCTTCTGTGAGGTTCTGGACCTGAAGAACATCTCCAAAGTTCTCTACAAAGAACCTGTCCAAGTGGGTCCTCTGAGGAGCATCAGTGGCTCTGTCAGCTTTCTGGTGGATGTAAAGGATTCACTGCAGACTCAGACTTACATCCTGACCGCCATGGAGAATCACAGAAAGACAGAGGAGGACAGCTGTACCAGTGATTTAGGGATGATCAACCTTCACAACACAAACTACCAGCAGGATGGGgacatatttacatttagtGGACCAAATATTCCCCCCAAGATCACGGCTGAAGCTGATGTAGAGTTTGTGGATGGATTTCAAATCAACTCAACGGTGTATCTGTTCTCCAACGTGGCATCAGGAAATAAAcccaataaagtttgtctgGTCTGGCTTCAGGCTGAAACCAGTAAATCTAAGACTCTGAAGTCTCTGCATGGAGCGCCTCTGAGGACCTCTGATGGAGGTGAAGGCAGCAAACTCCTGGCCTCCTCGGTCATCCCAGATGGACAGCAGGTCCTTTGGAGCGGAGTTTTCAGTTTGGACGGAGGACCGACCAACACCgagctgctgctgtttgaaATCAGTCCTGATGGGAATGATCAGACATACACAGATCCAGACTGCTTTTACAAACCAAAGACGTCAAACAAGCAG TCCTGGATGACGGAGAATCTGCATCAGGGTTTTACATCTTGA